Proteins encoded by one window of Melanotaenia boesemani isolate fMelBoe1 chromosome 10, fMelBoe1.pri, whole genome shotgun sequence:
- the fjx1 gene encoding four-jointed box protein 1: protein MRVLTANLFAVLLMCALASVFYVWSALEDRLERHKRRFSVPGGGSFYQGFPEDLSAKTFRALLAVPAPQRPHSGGRPESRNLTNQPVSIGSRYYHVNGDNKRSTQRVDPVKSGSPLDNGIFWSDWLEDIVPVVFTDEYSRAWWKKTRASRVVKLEPGCGRISNQLATFADGTKACVRYGINADQVQGETLTYYLANLLGITNLPPLILSQLNGDSEQWAAVRTRIDSLQWSDRAVVSLTEWISNLTGVVTPAPLRQESSGLHPLLEGLRNKTTAELLELMQWTDLIMFDYLTANFDRLVSNLFSLQWDSHVMERDTNNLLRTPRGDLVFIDNEAGLVHGFRVLNMWEKYHNSVLGSVCVFRKRTTQRVAELHRRRDSRQRLLELYRDSEPLSQELGFLSDEHARVLQDRIDRLYRHILHCKKKYSQL, encoded by the coding sequence ATGAGGGTTCTTACAGCAAACTTGTTCGCCGTACTCCTAATGTGCGCCCTCGCAAGTGTTTTCTACGTCTGGAGCGCACTGGAGGACCGTTTGGAGCGGCACAAACGGAGGTTCTCGGTACCGGGTGGAGGGTCTTTTTACCAAGGTTTCCCAGAGGACCTCTCGGCTAAAACTTTCCGAGCACTGCTTGCTGTTCCAGCGCCACAAAGACCGCACTCGGGGGGCAGACCTGAATCTCGCAACCTCACCAATCAACCTGTCTCTATAGGAAGTCGATATTACCATGTGAATGGGGATAACAAGAGGTCAACGCAGCGGGTGGATCCGGTCAAGTCAGGCTCCCCTCTGGACAACGGGATATTTTGGAGTGATTGGCTGGAGGATATCGTCCCTGTAGTATTCACGGACGAATACTCTCGTGCTTGGTGGAAGAAGACGAGGGCATCCCGTGTTGTCAAACTGGAGCCTGGTTGCGGCAGAATATCCAACCAGCTCGCCACATTTGCAGATGGGACAAAAGCGTGCGTACGTTATGGAATAAACGCGGACCAGGTGCAAGGAGAAACTTTGACGTATTACCTTGCCAATTTGCTGGGCATCACAAATCTGCCTCCTCTTATACTGTCCCAGCTTAACGGTGACAGTGAACAATGGGCGGCTGTGAGGACGCGGATAGATAGTTTACAGTGGAGCGATCGAGCCGTGGTTTCTCTCACAGAGTGGATCTCAAACCTAACGGGGGTTGTCACACCTGCGCCGCTCAGGCAGGAGAGTAGCGGGCTGCATCCTTTGCTGGAGGGGCTCAGGAACAAGACGACAGCCGAGCTGCTGGAGCTAATGCAGTGGACCGACCTGATCATGTTCGACTACCTGACCGCAAACTTCGACAGACTCGTGAGCAATTTGTTCAGTCTGCAGTGGGACTCACATGTAATGGAAAGGGACACCAATAACCTCCTTAGAACACCTCGCGGTGACCTCGTATTCATTGACAACGAAGCCGGGCTCGTGCACGGCTTTCGGGTGCTAAATATGTGGGAGAAATATCACAATTCAGTCCTGGGCTCTGTGTGCGTGTTCAGAAAAAGGACCACGCAGCGCGTGGCGGAGCTGCACAGGCGCAGAGACTCCAGGCAAAGGCTGCTGGAGCTCTACAGAGACAGCGAGCCTTTGTCCCAGGAATTAGGATTTCTCTCAGATGAGCACGCGAGGGTTCTCCAGGACAGGATAGACAGATTATACAGACACATTTTGCATTGCAAAAAAAAGTACAGCCAGCTGTGA